TATGAGCTCCATATTTTATGGCCTTTAAATAATATTGGAGATGTTCTAACACTTTGAATAATGTCATGAATAATGTTTTACAAAACCAGGTGTAAAACTTAATGGATTTCCCTGCAAAAGTAACATATCAGCGGATGATTTCTTTTACGCGGGGTTAGCAAAGCCCACTCGCACCAACAACACATTAGGTGTGGATATTTCGCGCGCAACTGTCCATCAAATGAATGGTCTAAACACGTTGGGTGTGTCCATGAGTCGATCTGATTACGCACCTGGGGGTGTAAACCCACCACACCTGCACCCAAGAGCCACCGAGATAGTTTTTGTCCTTGAAGGGGAATTGGATGTCGGATTCTTAACCACAGATAACAAACTTTTCTCCAAGACCATCAAGAAAGGCGAAATCTTTACGTTCCCCAGAGGCTTAGTTCACCTCCAGATCAACAATGGGAAAGTTCCTGCAACCACTATAGGCTCCTTTAACAGCCAGTTGCCTGGCAGCTTAAGAGTGTCTAACGCTTTGTTTACGTCGTCTCCATCCGTGGAAGATGCTGTGTTGACTAAAGCGTTTCAAATTGGAACCAAGCAGGTGGAGGATATTAAGTCTAGACTTGCTCCCAAAAAGTTAAATCACTAGTATCATGATGTTAGATTTTACTTGTTTTGTTGACTTTTGGATAATTGTgtgtgatacaaatatatatataataagaaatATGACTTTCGAATAATTGTGTCTTCAATTTCATCATTCAAAAGCGGAAGACTTTTCCATCGTACCGATCGATTCTAAACTTCCCCTCTTCGATCCTAATCTTTAAGCCTAGAGCTCTGATATCAAATGATATCAAGTGTAAGgaatttaggacccaaacaacacAAGTGGTTGCGCACAATCACAACCCACGATCAATATATAAAGAGTAAATACGTAAAATTAAATTGACACAAGCAAGTAATGTGGTTATAGCCAATCGGTGTGACTGGTTTACTCCACGGCTAACTAGAGAGTTTTTCTTATTCCGTGATGAGGTTACAATAGATTAGGGTTACATTATATAGAAGAATTCAAATATAAATTTCCTACGATTTCCAAAACCACCCTATTCTCACCATCCGGGAGGTTCCTCTAACTATCCGAGAGCCAAGGTTTTCTGAACCGGGACCAAGTTATGATCAAATCTCACTAACCAGGAGTCACTTCCCGATCCAGGAGAGGCGTCGTGATCCGTGACCTGCAACTCACGATCGGCAAGCCTCTACGGGTTTTGGAATTTGTCTCCTTTAATCAAACTTCTTACACTTCTACAATACTGACATCACAAACTGAAGTTGGTTGCTACGTTACTAAAGATCATCAAGGTATTGGCAGGCGGCAACTTAACAAGAATTAACATATATGTTACTTAGGTTATATGTGAAATTTGCTAAACTAAAAATGATAAATGACTCACATGTGGTTCATGTGTTGAATAGGCGTTTGATGTTCCGGGCAGAAGATTCATAGGCTCCATTGGTGTTTGTGGCTGTGGAATGTAGCTTTTTCCTGTATTGCTCTCACTCTCAAATGGGTATGAATCAATATTGTCCTTACTTTCCATTTTTTCACTTTATAATAAATGGATGACGATTTTGCTAGAATGATGTGACAGCTTGTATGCAAATTGCTGCAGAACAAGAGGAGAAGATCCATCATTGATTTTTTTACGGCATCAAAGGTATCTCATATACtcatgattaattaaatgattacatCTTTAGTGAGTTGGATGATTCAGTCTTATTATTGAATA
The window above is part of the Rutidosis leptorrhynchoides isolate AG116_Rl617_1_P2 chromosome 1, CSIRO_AGI_Rlap_v1, whole genome shotgun sequence genome. Proteins encoded here:
- the LOC139848912 gene encoding germin-like protein 5-1, with the protein product MATSDYGFMIVIMLIAIFMASNTSADPDLLQDVCVADLSSGVKLNGFPCKSNISADDFFYAGLAKPTRTNNTLGVDISRATVHQMNGLNTLGVSMSRSDYAPGGVNPPHLHPRATEIVFVLEGELDVGFLTTDNKLFSKTIKKGEIFTFPRGLVHLQINNGKVPATTIGSFNSQLPGSLRVSNALFTSSPSVEDAVLTKAFQIGTKQVEDIKSRLAPKKLNH